A single genomic interval of Malania oleifera isolate guangnan ecotype guangnan chromosome 13, ASM2987363v1, whole genome shotgun sequence harbors:
- the LOC131146724 gene encoding secreted RxLR effector protein 161-like has translation MERRQMKDTPYVSIVGSMMYAQMCTRPDISFAVGMLGRYQSNLGIIHWKVAKKVQRYLQGTKDYKLMYQRSDHLEVVGYSDSDFSGCVDTRKSTFGYVYLLARGTISWKSAK, from the coding sequence ATGGAACGGAGGCAAATGAAGGATACTCCTTATGTATCTATTGTTGGGAGCATGATGTATGCTCAAATGTGCACAAGGCCTGACATTAGCTTTGCAGTTGGAATGCTCGGTAGATATCAAAGTAATCTAGGAATAATTCACTGGAAGGTTGCAAAGAAAGTTCAAAGGTACTTGCAAGGAACGAAAGATTACAAGCTTATGTATCAAAGGTCTGATCATCTTGAGGTGGTTGGATATTCGGATTCTGATTTTTCTGGATGTGTGGATACAAGAAAGTCCACATTTGGCTATGTATACTTGCTAGCTAGAGGAACAATTTCATGGAAGAGTGCGAAGTAG